The proteins below are encoded in one region of Clostridium pasteurianum DSM 525 = ATCC 6013:
- a CDS encoding C40 family peptidase — protein MNKKPIILLLAVAVSIGLILPAKYTYAATSHKTVISKSKSKPSPNLKSMTCIDTPRSGSFLNKNTLIGGWALNKSGVKEVQILVDGKFKGRAKIGISRQDVARVYPAYKNKNSGYNYILDYRSIGQGTHTITVKAIGKNNTSNTNSIKVNVNKLAPIVWIDTPTSGTNINKNFNVAGWALNGSGVKQVQVYVDNRLIGNAVIRKYRPDVARVFPKYNNRNSGYSLTISKDKIPSGNHTITVKVKGNDGVITSKSVKIKKAAPVSTKSSANKGQAVVNYAEKFKGIKYVWGGETPKGFDCSGYTKYVYNYFNIKLPHNAAQQYKYGKYVSKNSLKPGDLVFFGKTAGSIYHVGIYIGSGNYINEPKPGDKVKITVLRYMPDYYGAKRLISQ, from the coding sequence ATGAATAAAAAACCTATTATTCTGCTATTGGCAGTAGCAGTTTCAATTGGATTGATATTGCCAGCAAAATATACTTATGCAGCCACTAGCCATAAAACTGTAATTTCTAAATCAAAGTCTAAGCCGTCACCAAATCTAAAGTCCATGACTTGTATAGATACGCCAAGATCAGGAAGCTTTTTAAATAAAAATACTTTAATAGGCGGATGGGCGCTGAATAAATCTGGAGTGAAAGAGGTTCAAATTTTAGTTGACGGCAAGTTCAAGGGAAGAGCTAAAATTGGAATAAGTCGGCAGGATGTAGCAAGGGTTTATCCTGCCTATAAAAATAAAAATAGTGGATATAACTATATTTTAGATTACAGGAGTATAGGTCAAGGTACTCATACTATTACAGTTAAGGCCATAGGTAAGAACAATACCTCAAATACAAATTCGATAAAAGTCAATGTAAACAAGTTAGCACCTATAGTTTGGATAGACACTCCAACTTCAGGCACAAATATAAATAAGAATTTTAATGTTGCAGGTTGGGCGCTCAATGGCTCTGGAGTAAAACAGGTGCAAGTCTATGTGGATAATAGATTAATTGGAAATGCTGTCATTAGAAAATATAGACCAGATGTTGCCAGAGTATTTCCAAAGTATAATAATAGAAACAGTGGATATTCATTGACTATATCTAAAGACAAAATTCCTTCAGGCAATCATACCATAACAGTTAAAGTAAAGGGTAATGATGGCGTTATAACCAGTAAGTCTGTTAAAATAAAAAAAGCAGCTCCTGTTTCAACTAAAAGCTCTGCAAACAAAGGACAAGCAGTTGTAAACTATGCTGAAAAATTTAAAGGTATAAAATATGTTTGGGGCGGGGAAACTCCAAAAGGTTTTGATTGCTCAGGATATACAAAATATGTATATAATTATTTTAATATAAAACTTCCTCACAATGCAGCACAGCAATATAAATACGGCAAATACGTAAGTAAGAACAGCCTTAAGCCAGGAGATTTAGTCTTCTTTGGAAAAACAGCTGGCAGCATATATCACGTAGGTATATATATAGGCAGTGGTAATTATATAAACGAACCTAAACCAGGAGATAAAGTAAAAATAACAGTACTTCGCTATATGCCGGATTATTATGGAGCAAAGAGATTAATAAGCCAATAA
- a CDS encoding LCP family protein has translation MKKKVIIIPIFIILAFIIAFGAGTYFTINSKLSKLKTTNISKNATDLGIDTKQFNNTVEDNYVNILLLGVDTRDANTDTGRSDSIMILTLDKAHKKIKLTSLMRDLLVTNVGSKSQDKLTHAYAYGGPQLSLKVVNENFNMNIKDYVKVDFTHFDKIVDAVGGVDINVSDAEVKVLNGYITELAKLEKVTPQYLTSGGMQHLNGMQALAYARIRYVGDGDYQRTERQRTVLTQVFSKISSMGLTEASSMLDTILPNVETSLTKSDILSNTSYVLMNKINTVNQYRVPNDKPGYATNRMINGVFYLDWNREGNIADLHQFIFEGDLK, from the coding sequence ATGAAAAAGAAGGTAATTATTATTCCCATATTTATAATTCTGGCATTTATAATAGCCTTTGGTGCCGGAACCTATTTCACTATTAACAGCAAGCTATCCAAACTAAAAACCACAAATATCTCTAAAAACGCCACAGATCTTGGTATAGACACCAAACAGTTTAACAATACTGTGGAAGACAATTATGTGAACATACTGCTTCTAGGTGTAGATACCAGAGATGCTAACACTGATACTGGTCGTTCTGATTCCATTATGATACTGACCCTTGACAAAGCTCATAAGAAGATAAAATTAACTTCTCTAATGAGAGACTTATTGGTAACAAATGTAGGCAGTAAATCTCAAGACAAGCTTACCCATGCCTATGCCTATGGGGGACCTCAGTTATCCTTAAAAGTAGTAAATGAGAATTTCAATATGAATATAAAGGATTATGTAAAAGTAGACTTTACTCATTTTGATAAAATTGTAGATGCTGTAGGCGGAGTAGATATAAATGTATCTGATGCAGAAGTAAAAGTACTAAATGGCTATATAACAGAATTAGCAAAACTTGAGAAGGTAACTCCTCAGTATCTAACTTCAGGAGGAATGCAGCACTTAAATGGAATGCAGGCTTTAGCCTATGCCAGAATAAGATACGTAGGAGATGGGGATTATCAGAGAACAGAAAGACAGAGAACTGTTTTAACTCAAGTTTTCAGTAAGATATCTTCCATGGGTTTAACAGAAGCTTCCAGTATGCTGGATACTATACTTCCAAATGTAGAAACTTCCTTAACAAAATCAGATATTCTTTCCAATACTTCTTATGTACTTATGAATAAGATAAATACAGTTAATCAATACAGAGTTCCCAATGATAAACCTGGTTATGCTACCAATAGAATGATCAACGGTGTGTTCTATCTTGATTGGAACAGAGAAGGTAATATTGCTGATCTACATCAGTTTATATTTGAAGGAGATTTGAAGTAA
- a CDS encoding sugar transferase: protein MQNLELDKEVDVDLYRDRYSKSFLYYAGKRLIDICGSSIGLILLSPFLLVIIIAIKLDSKGPVIFSQERVGKNGRKFKMYKFRSMVVNAEELLIKLKDKNEMSGPMFKMKEDPRITKVGKFIRRTSIDELPQLLNVLKGDMSLVGPRPNLPREVAKFSDYHKLKLLAKPGLTCYWQVMGRNTIGFEEWMKLDIKYIEERNLWVDIKLIIRTFFMLFGDKNAH from the coding sequence TTGCAGAATTTGGAATTAGATAAAGAGGTGGATGTGGATTTATACAGGGACAGATATTCAAAATCTTTTTTATATTACGCTGGAAAGAGATTAATTGACATATGCGGTTCATCTATTGGATTAATCCTTTTAAGTCCCTTTCTTTTAGTAATAATAATAGCAATTAAACTGGATTCCAAAGGACCTGTAATATTTTCTCAAGAGAGAGTTGGTAAAAATGGCAGGAAATTTAAAATGTATAAATTTAGGTCTATGGTAGTAAATGCAGAAGAACTGCTGATAAAATTAAAAGATAAAAATGAAATGTCCGGTCCCATGTTTAAAATGAAGGAAGATCCCCGAATAACAAAGGTTGGTAAGTTTATAAGAAGGACAAGTATTGATGAACTTCCACAGCTGCTGAATGTGTTAAAAGGGGATATGTCCTTAGTGGGACCAAGACCGAATTTACCAAGAGAAGTGGCAAAATTCAGTGATTATCATAAGCTAAAATTACTGGCAAAGCCTGGACTTACCTGTTATTGGCAGGTTATGGGTAGAAACACCATAGGCTTTGAAGAGTGGATGAAATTAGACATAAAGTACATAGAAGAGAGAAATCTATGGGTAGATATAAAGCTCATAATAAGGACATTTTTTATGCTGTTTGGAGATAAGAATGCTCATTAA
- a CDS encoding UDP-glucose dehydrogenase family protein, with protein sequence MKIVVAGTGYVGLVTGACLSEVGHSVTCVDIDEKKVQLMKDGISPIYEPGLDELLKKNHEQGRLNFTTDYKAAYSDADVIFIGVGTPEKSDGSANLDYVYIVARQIAQNITRDCLVVVKSTVPIGTNDEVEEFLKDNLVKDVNIEVASNPEFLAQGTAVKDTLHAKRIVVGVESENAKNIMTEIYNRFNQPIVVTDRRSAEMIKYASNDFLALKISFVNEIANLCELVGANIEHVTEGMSYDTRIGDKFLKAGIGYGGSCFPKDTKALHWLADGWGYEIKTVKATIDVNENQKFRLIRKAKQKCKILKGLKVAVLGLTFKPGTDDLREAPSIPNVKMLLEEGAEVIAYDPVGEDNFKKLFPTEITYVQNPEEALKDADLAFLFTEWKEITGISLDKYKELMKKPVIFDGRNCYDLEEAEKAGVEYYSIGRPAVKS encoded by the coding sequence ATGAAAATAGTTGTAGCTGGAACTGGATATGTAGGTCTTGTAACAGGAGCCTGCTTATCCGAGGTAGGACATAGTGTAACCTGTGTAGATATTGACGAAAAAAAGGTTCAACTTATGAAAGATGGTATTTCACCTATATATGAACCGGGACTGGATGAATTATTAAAGAAAAATCATGAACAGGGAAGACTTAATTTTACTACAGATTATAAAGCTGCCTATAGTGATGCGGATGTAATATTCATAGGAGTTGGTACTCCAGAGAAATCTGATGGTTCAGCAAATCTTGACTACGTCTATATAGTGGCAAGACAAATTGCACAAAACATCACCAGAGATTGTTTAGTAGTAGTTAAATCCACAGTACCTATAGGAACTAATGACGAAGTAGAGGAATTCTTAAAGGATAACTTGGTTAAGGATGTTAATATAGAAGTGGCATCAAATCCGGAGTTCTTAGCTCAGGGTACAGCAGTTAAGGATACCCTTCATGCTAAACGTATTGTAGTAGGAGTAGAATCTGAAAATGCAAAGAATATAATGACAGAAATCTACAATAGATTCAATCAGCCTATTGTGGTTACAGATAGAAGAAGTGCAGAAATGATAAAATATGCCTCAAATGATTTCTTGGCACTAAAGATTTCCTTTGTAAATGAAATAGCAAATCTATGTGAATTGGTAGGTGCTAATATAGAGCATGTAACAGAAGGTATGTCTTATGACACCCGTATAGGAGACAAATTCCTAAAAGCTGGAATAGGATACGGTGGTTCTTGTTTTCCTAAAGACACAAAGGCTCTTCACTGGTTAGCTGACGGCTGGGGATATGAAATAAAAACTGTTAAAGCCACTATCGATGTTAATGAAAATCAAAAATTCAGACTTATACGAAAAGCAAAGCAGAAATGTAAAATACTTAAAGGCTTAAAGGTAGCAGTACTGGGTCTTACCTTTAAACCAGGTACAGATGATTTAAGAGAAGCGCCATCTATCCCTAATGTTAAGATGCTTTTAGAAGAAGGAGCAGAGGTTATTGCTTACGATCCAGTAGGAGAGGATAATTTTAAAAAATTATTCCCTACAGAGATAACCTATGTACAGAATCCAGAAGAAGCCCTAAAGGATGCAGATTTAGCTTTCCTTTTCACTGAATGGAAAGAGATTACTGGAATAAGTTTAGATAAATATAAAGAACTCATGAAAAAGCCTGTTATATTTGATGGACGTAATTGTTACGACTTAGAAGAAGCAGAGAAGGCTGGTGTAGAGTACTATTCCATTGGAAGGCCCGCAGTTAAAAGCTAA
- a CDS encoding mannose-1-phosphate guanylyltransferase, with the protein MLCALIMAGGKGERFWPLSTDEKPKQFLKLLGEETMIQMTVNRLKDLIPVERIFVVTGERYTKLVKEQLPELPQRNIIVEPMGKNTAPCIALSAFHIEKYYENATIAVLPSDHLIRNEEEFRNVIATADSFIEKHEDSIVTLGMKPDRAETGYGYIKCDKTDSIVKGLKIRNVEMFVEKPDEETAEEYLRDGNFLWNGGMFVWKAKNVLTLTEKYLKNTYDVLKEITCSLEEEYEEKLKTNYNLVDSVSIDYAIMEKAESIYVIPSEFGWDDVGTWYSVERYRDKDENNNVCVGNIININSKNNIIVGNNKPVIISGLDDIFVVESDDVILIGKKDDIKDIKDIKKTVL; encoded by the coding sequence ATGTTATGTGCACTGATAATGGCCGGAGGTAAAGGAGAAAGATTTTGGCCTCTTTCCACAGATGAAAAACCAAAGCAGTTTTTAAAGCTTTTAGGTGAAGAAACCATGATACAGATGACAGTAAACAGACTTAAGGATTTGATCCCTGTGGAGAGAATATTTGTAGTTACAGGGGAGAGATACACTAAGTTAGTAAAGGAACAATTACCTGAACTTCCACAGAGAAATATTATAGTAGAACCTATGGGAAAAAATACAGCACCTTGTATAGCATTATCTGCTTTCCACATTGAAAAGTACTATGAAAATGCTACTATAGCAGTACTGCCCTCAGATCATCTCATTAGAAATGAAGAGGAGTTTAGAAATGTTATAGCAACTGCAGATTCATTTATAGAGAAACATGAGGATTCTATCGTAACTTTAGGAATGAAACCGGATAGAGCAGAAACGGGTTATGGATACATAAAATGTGATAAAACAGATTCCATTGTAAAGGGATTAAAAATAAGAAATGTGGAAATGTTCGTAGAAAAACCAGATGAGGAAACTGCAGAGGAATACCTAAGAGACGGAAACTTCCTATGGAATGGTGGTATGTTTGTCTGGAAGGCAAAAAATGTTCTAACACTTACAGAGAAATATCTTAAAAACACCTATGATGTACTTAAGGAAATAACTTGCAGTCTAGAGGAAGAATATGAGGAAAAGTTAAAAACTAACTACAACTTAGTAGATAGTGTATCTATAGATTATGCCATAATGGAGAAAGCAGAAAGTATCTATGTGATACCCAGTGAATTTGGCTGGGATGATGTAGGAACCTGGTATTCTGTAGAGAGATACAGAGATAAAGATGAAAATAACAATGTGTGTGTAGGAAATATCATCAATATAAATAGTAAAAATAACATTATTGTAGGAAACAATAAGCCAGTTATAATATCTGGATTAGATGATATATTTGTGGTGGAGAGTGATGATGTTATTTTGATTGGTAAAAAAGATGATATTAAGGATATAAAAGATATTAAAAAGACGGTCCTATGA
- a CDS encoding glycosyltransferase family 4 protein has product MKVALVHDWLTNMGGAERVVINFKEIYKDSPIYTTLYNPEKLDEELKNIDVRTSFLQNEKNLKKGHQSLLPFMPMAFESFDLNEYDIILSSSSSCAKGVVTNPNSMHVCYCHTPMRYGWEFYYEYANNWDMKKIKRNMLKYFINYIRVWDNVSSNRVDYFIANSQNVARRIWKHYRRESVVIHPPVRCKLFNISDIDEDYFLILSRLVPYKKVDLAVKAFNELGLPLVVIGDGVERQKLESIAKDNIKFLGRQPDSVIKEYYSKCRAFLFPGDEDFGITPLEAQASGRPVIAFGKGGALETVVENQTGVFFREQTVDSLKDAVKRFEGVKFDKQAIRKHAEEFDEEIFKEKIKSFIENSYVNFKKSFNVL; this is encoded by the coding sequence GTGAAGGTAGCTTTAGTACATGATTGGTTGACTAATATGGGTGGGGCGGAAAGAGTTGTGATAAATTTTAAAGAGATATATAAGGACTCACCTATATACACAACACTTTATAATCCAGAAAAATTAGATGAAGAACTTAAAAATATTGATGTGAGAACATCATTTTTACAGAATGAAAAAAATCTGAAAAAAGGGCATCAAAGTCTTTTGCCTTTTATGCCTATGGCTTTTGAAAGCTTTGATTTAAATGAATATGATATTATACTCAGTAGTAGTTCCTCCTGTGCCAAGGGAGTAGTAACAAATCCAAACTCTATGCATGTATGTTATTGTCATACTCCAATGAGGTATGGTTGGGAGTTTTACTATGAGTATGCTAATAACTGGGACATGAAAAAAATAAAAAGGAATATGCTTAAATATTTTATTAACTATATAAGAGTATGGGATAATGTGTCATCTAATAGAGTAGATTATTTTATTGCTAATTCTCAAAATGTAGCAAGAAGGATTTGGAAACACTATAGAAGAGAAAGCGTTGTTATTCATCCTCCTGTTAGATGTAAGTTATTTAATATTAGTGATATAGATGAGGATTATTTCTTAATACTTTCTAGATTAGTTCCATATAAAAAAGTAGATTTAGCGGTTAAAGCATTTAATGAATTGGGACTACCTCTAGTTGTAATAGGTGATGGAGTAGAAAGACAAAAATTAGAATCTATAGCTAAAGATAATATTAAGTTTTTAGGCAGACAACCAGATAGTGTAATAAAAGAGTATTATTCAAAATGTAGGGCTTTTTTATTTCCTGGTGATGAGGATTTTGGTATAACACCACTGGAAGCTCAAGCAAGTGGACGACCTGTAATTGCCTTTGGAAAAGGTGGAGCACTTGAGACTGTAGTAGAAAATCAAACTGGAGTTTTTTTTAGAGAACAGACGGTGGATAGTTTAAAAGATGCAGTTAAAAGATTTGAAGGTGTTAAATTTGATAAGCAAGCTATTAGAAAGCATGCTGAAGAATTTGATGAGGAGATATTTAAAGAAAAAATTAAAAGTTTTATAGAAAATTCATATGTTAATTTTAAAAAAAGTTTTAATGTGCTGTGA